A stretch of the Malus domestica chromosome 08, GDT2T_hap1 genome encodes the following:
- the LOC139198227 gene encoding L10-interacting MYB domain-containing protein-like, whose amino-acid sequence MAKKGASSSNPTSTWNAHNISIFCDVCIKELEAGHRPGTHFDKDGYANIRANFKAETWHDYERKQLKNKWDALKNEWKLWKELVGKNTGLGWSSSKGTVDASEEWWNNKIQINKEYGKLRKNGISPEMEEKLDRMFSNTVATGEHAWAPSSGVLPPETREESIGQIDLDDEEESETMQDLRQTTNSLHLYSFSCIC is encoded by the exons ATGGCAAAGAAGGGGgcatcttcgtcaaatcctaCATCTACATGGAATGCCCACAATATATCTATATTTTGTGATGTATGCATCAAGGAGCTTGAGGCCGGACATCGTCCGGGCACTCACTTTGACAAAGATGGATATGCAAATATTAGAGCTAACTTCAAGGCAGAGACATGGCATGATTATGAAAGaaagcaattgaaaaataaGTGGGATGCACTTAAAAATGAGTGGAAGTTGTGGAAAGAGCTAGTTGGTAAAAACACTGGCCTAGGGTGGAGTTCGAGCAAGGGTACCGTTGATGCCTCTGAGGAGTGGTGGAATAATAAAATTCAG ATAAACAAAGAATATGGAAAATTGCGAAAAAATGGCATTAGTCCTGAGATGGAGGAAAAGTTAGATAGGATGTTCTCGAACACAGTTGCTACCGGTGAACATGCCTGGGCACCTTCATCTGGAGTACTACCACCAGAGACAAGAGAGGAATCCATAGGACAAATTGATTTAGATGATGAGGAAGAAAGTGAGACCATGCAGGATCTAAGGCAAACTACGAATTCACTGCATCTATATTCTTTTTCATGCATATGCTAG
- the LOC103440602 gene encoding serine/threonine protein phosphatase 2A 55 kDa regulatory subunit B beta isoform-like encodes MNCCGEGLAARATSGAAVSPLEWKFSQVFGERTAGEEVEEVDVISAIEFDRTGDHLATGDRGGRVVLFERTDIKDHGGHRRDLERMDYSISGHPEFRYKTEFQSHEPKFDYLKSLEIVEKINKIRWCQTASGALFLLSSNDKTIKYWKVAHNKTIVQQTLSLPQYYSLFEEQEVPGSRSFFNEIIASISDIKFAKNGRHILSRDYMTLKLWDINMDSGPVATFQVHEHLRPKLCDLYENDSIFDKFECCLSGDGHRVATGSYSNLFRVFGCSEGSTEATTLEASKNPLRRQVQTPARPSRSLGNLRRVRRRCNIKGADNSGADANGNSFDFTKRLIYLAWHPSEDLIACAASNSLYMYYA; translated from the exons ATGAACTGCTGCGGAGAGGGCCTCGCGGCTCGGGCGACGTCAGGGGCGGCCGTATCGCCGCTCGAGTGGAAGTTTTCGCAGGTCTTCGGAGAAAGGACCGCCGGCGAAGAAGTTGAGGAAG TTGATGTAATATCCGCTATTGAATTTGATAGAACGGGGGACCACCTTGCCACTGGAGATCGTGGAGGCCGGGTGGTTTTATTTGAAAGAACTGATATAAAGGAT CATGGTGGACACCGGAGAGATCTGGAGAGGATGGATTATTCAATCAGTGGGCATCCTGAGTTCCGCTATAAAACTGAATTCCAAAGTCATGAACCCAAG TTTGATTATCTTAAGAGCTTGGAAATTGTGGAAAAAATCAACAAGATCAGATGGTGTCAAACAGCTAGCGGTGCACTGTTTCTCCTCTCCTCTAATGACAAAACCATCAAATACTGGAAG GTGGCTCACAACAAAACAATCGTGCAACAGACGCTATCACTTCCGCAATACTACAGCCT GTTTGAAGAACAAGAAGTGCCCGGCTCAAGATCTTTTTTCAATGAAATAATAGCATCAATTTCAGATATTAAGTTTGCTAAGAACGGAAGACATATACTAAGTCGGGATTACATGACTCTTAAG TTATGGGACATCAACATGGATTCTGGCCCAGTTGCCACTTTCCAGGTTCATGAACATCTAAGACCAAAG CTCTGTGATTTATACGAAAATGATTCTATCTTCGATAAGTTTGAGTGCTGTCTAAGTGGAGATGGACACCGAGTGGCAACAGGTTCTTACAG CAATCTGTTTCGAGTGTTTGGTTGTTCTGAAGGGAGCACAGAAGCAACAACATTGGAGGCCAGCAAAAACCCCTTGAG GAGACAAGTTCAAACCCCAGCAAGGCCTTCTAGATCTTTGGGCAACCTTCGTCGTGTTCGCAGGCGTTGTAACATAAAAGGTGCGGATAACTCTGGAGCGGATGCAAACGGAAATTCTTTTGACTTCACAAAAAGGTTGATATATCTTGCATGGCACCCTTCTGAGGATTTAATCGCCTGTGCTGCTTCAAACAGCCTATACATGTATTATGCGTAA